A region of Heteronotia binoei isolate CCM8104 ecotype False Entrance Well chromosome 2, APGP_CSIRO_Hbin_v1, whole genome shotgun sequence DNA encodes the following proteins:
- the LOC132567259 gene encoding gastrula zinc finger protein XlCGF57.1-like yields the protein MNPYKERLRGMFRLEKMRLRGHDQNQQLPIYVAFSVVAPTIRNGLLEEVRKTPTLLAFCKLHNLECGKSFHHRHSLQTHVRIHTGEKPFECSECEKRFHHSSSLHSHLRTHTGEKPFECSECEKRFHHSGSLHSHLRTHTGEKPFECLECGKRFSQSSNLQSHLRSHKGEKPFECSQCGKRFSRSGNLQSHLQTHTGEKPFECSECGKRFSHSSNLQQHQRIHTEEKPFECSKCGKRFRNSSSLSKHVRIHTGKKSFECLECGKRFSQSGYLQQHQRTHTREKPFECSECGKRFRESSSLIKHLRTHRGEKPFECSECGKRFGWSGSLQSNLRTHTREKPFECSECGKRFSHSSTLQQHQRTHTGEKPFECSECGKRFGWSGSLQSHLRTHTREKLFECSECGKSFSQSSTLQSHLR from the exons ATGAATCCCTACAAGGAGAGGCTGAGGGGAATGTTCAGGTTGGAGAAGATGAGGTTGAGGGGACATGATCAGAACCAACAACTTCCCATATACgtagccttctctgttgtggccccgaCAATAAGGAATGGCCTGCTGGAAGAAGTCAGGAAGACTCCCACTctcttggctttctgcaaactgcaTAATCTTG agtgtgggaagagcttccaTCACAGACACAGTCTTCAAACTCATgtgagaatccacacaggagagaagccttttgaatgctcagagtgtgagaaGAGATTTCatcacagtagcagtcttcatagtcatctaagaacccacacaggagagaagccttttgaatgctcagagtgtgagaaGAGATTTCatcacagtggcagtcttcatagtcatctaagaacccacacaggggagaagccttttgaatgcttagagtgtgggaagagattcagtcagagcagcaatcttcaaagtcatctacgatcccacaaaggggagaagccttttgaatgctcacaatgtgggaagagattcagccggagtggcaatcttcaaagtcatctgcaaacccacacaggggagaagccttttgaatgctcagagtgtgggaagagattcagccacagtagcaatcttcaacaacatcagagaatccacacagaggagaaaccttttgaatgctccaaatgtgggaagagatttaggaACAGTAGCAGTCTTTCAAAACAtgtaagaatccacacagggaagaaatcttttgaatgcttggagtgtgggaagagattcagtcagagtggctatcttcaacaacatcagagaacccacacaagggagaagccttttgaatgttcagaatgtgggaagagattcagggaGAGTAGCAGTCTTATAAAACATCTAAGAACACAcagaggagagaagccttttgaatgctcagaatgtgggaagagatttggttggagtggcagtcttcaaagtaaTCTACGAACCCACACtagggagaaaccatttgaatgctcagagtgtgggaagagatttagtcacagtagcactcttcaacaacatcagagaacacacacaggagagaagccttttgaatgctcagaatgtgggaagagatttggttggagtggcagtcttcaaagtcatctacgaacccacactagggagaaactttttgaatgctcagagtgtgggaagagcttcagtcagagtagcactcttcaaagtcatctacga